In one Natronosalvus amylolyticus genomic region, the following are encoded:
- the hemC gene encoding hydroxymethylbilane synthase produces the protein MRTKGTVTLATRGSTLAQRQAALVGEALENRRYEVELETVETTGDQIRDELIHQLGKTGAFVRELDERVLDGEVDAAVHSMKDMPTEQPTDLVTAGVPERGPPGDVLVTPDGTSFEDLPEGAVVGTSSLRRRAQLLAQRSDLTVEPIRGNVDTRLEKVLAPALQAELEERREADKKRKGDTGSYKPDYDDEDEKDDENPITVDDWHASLSDLERRALDRDIDTEYDALVLAEAGLARSGLDEYVEYERLPTKQFVPAPGQGALAVTALDGDTARELNEVLDHPRTRVETTVERTILAELGGGCIAPIGIYAIVQGEHVHASVQVFDGAGEKSVIGSKDLPVGRHAKAAREFAQELAERGAAELIDAAREADE, from the coding sequence ATGAGAACCAAGGGGACGGTCACGCTGGCGACGCGAGGGTCGACACTCGCCCAACGACAGGCGGCGCTCGTGGGCGAGGCCCTCGAGAATCGCCGCTACGAGGTCGAACTCGAGACCGTCGAGACGACGGGTGACCAGATACGAGACGAGTTGATTCATCAACTTGGCAAGACAGGCGCGTTCGTCCGCGAACTCGACGAGCGCGTCCTGGATGGCGAGGTCGACGCCGCCGTCCACTCGATGAAGGACATGCCGACCGAACAGCCGACCGACCTCGTGACCGCCGGGGTTCCAGAGCGCGGCCCGCCCGGTGACGTGCTCGTCACCCCCGACGGAACGAGTTTCGAGGACCTCCCCGAGGGAGCTGTCGTCGGCACCTCGAGCCTCCGCCGACGCGCGCAGTTACTCGCCCAGCGTTCAGACCTCACGGTCGAGCCAATTCGAGGGAACGTCGACACCCGACTCGAGAAGGTGCTGGCCCCGGCGTTGCAGGCCGAACTCGAGGAGCGTCGGGAAGCCGATAAGAAACGAAAGGGCGACACAGGGAGCTACAAACCCGATTACGACGACGAAGACGAAAAGGACGACGAGAACCCCATCACCGTCGACGACTGGCACGCGAGCCTCAGTGACCTCGAGCGACGCGCGCTCGATCGAGATATCGACACTGAGTACGATGCCCTCGTGCTGGCCGAGGCTGGACTCGCGCGCAGCGGCCTGGACGAGTACGTCGAGTACGAGCGCCTGCCCACAAAGCAGTTCGTGCCGGCCCCCGGCCAGGGTGCGCTCGCGGTGACCGCACTCGACGGCGATACCGCTCGCGAACTCAACGAGGTGCTCGACCATCCCCGGACGCGGGTCGAGACGACCGTCGAACGGACGATTCTGGCCGAACTCGGCGGCGGCTGTATCGCCCCAATAGGCATCTACGCCATCGTTCAGGGCGAGCACGTCCACGCGTCCGTCCAGGTGTTCGACGGGGCCGGCGAGAAGTCGGTCATCGGGAGCAAGGACCTCCCCGTCGGCCGACACGCCAAAGCCGCCCGCGAGTTCGCACAGGAGCTGGCCGAACGTGGTGCCGCCGAGTTGATCGACGCCGCTCGAGAGGCCGACGAATGA
- the cobA gene encoding uroporphyrinogen-III C-methyltransferase, whose product MSEETTPPAAGDAEEPAVGTVYLIGSGPGDPELMTVKATRLLETCDVVLHDKLPGPKIIDSLPEDAEDVGKRAGGERTSQTEINQRLVDLAREGKDVARLKGGDPFVFGRGGEEAEYLAEHGVPFEVVPAVTSAIAAPAVAGIPVTHRDHASSVSFVTGHEDPTKEESAVDWGALAATGGTIVVLMGVGRLPDYTAALLEAGMNPETPVALIERGTWPGQRVATGTLETIVDARDEADISPPAVTVIGDVAATRERVLEFLGNEYDGEPTEFEV is encoded by the coding sequence ATGAGCGAGGAAACGACACCACCAGCCGCAGGCGATGCGGAGGAGCCAGCAGTCGGCACCGTCTACCTCATCGGGAGCGGCCCCGGCGACCCCGAACTCATGACCGTGAAAGCCACACGACTGCTCGAGACGTGTGACGTCGTGTTACACGACAAGCTTCCGGGGCCGAAGATCATCGACTCGCTGCCCGAAGACGCCGAAGACGTCGGCAAACGCGCCGGCGGTGAGCGAACCTCTCAGACCGAGATCAACCAACGGCTGGTCGACCTCGCCCGCGAGGGGAAAGACGTTGCCCGGCTGAAAGGCGGCGACCCGTTCGTCTTCGGACGCGGGGGCGAGGAAGCCGAGTATCTGGCCGAACACGGCGTGCCCTTCGAGGTCGTGCCAGCCGTCACCTCCGCGATTGCCGCGCCTGCAGTCGCCGGGATTCCCGTCACTCACCGCGACCACGCTTCCTCGGTCTCGTTCGTCACCGGGCACGAGGACCCAACCAAGGAAGAATCCGCCGTCGACTGGGGCGCGCTGGCGGCCACGGGCGGCACCATCGTCGTCCTGATGGGCGTCGGCCGTCTCCCCGATTACACGGCTGCGTTGCTCGAGGCCGGTATGAACCCCGAAACGCCCGTGGCCCTGATCGAACGCGGCACCTGGCCCGGCCAGCGTGTCGCGACGGGCACCCTCGAGACCATCGTCGACGCCCGCGACGAAGCCGACATCTCGCCACCCGCGGTGACCGTCATCGGGGACGTCGCCGCGACGAGAGAACGCGTGCTCGAGTTCCTCGGAAACGAGTACGACGGCGAGCCGACCGAGTTCGAGGTGTGA
- a CDS encoding uroporphyrinogen-III synthase, which produces MRDLTVAVFRPDDERLEDAVELIDSLGATAVPDPMLAVEPTDAVPRTDADYVILTSKTGVELVAAEGANAPTDGERKRWEPGDATVCAIGPKTADSLEAAGYDVDIVPEEYTSSGLVAELEEAVDGARVEVARSDHGSPVLLEGLEAAGAYLHETILYRLVRPPESGESVALAAAGKLDAACFTSSLTVEHWLEAAEVRGVREDALAGLEDATVGVIGEPTAETARAHGLEVDLVSSEATFETLACETVEAAAPTYHE; this is translated from the coding sequence ATGCGTGATCTCACCGTCGCCGTCTTCCGACCCGACGACGAACGCCTCGAGGACGCCGTCGAACTCATCGACTCACTGGGAGCGACAGCCGTTCCAGACCCCATGCTGGCCGTCGAGCCGACCGATGCGGTCCCGAGAACCGATGCCGATTACGTCATTCTGACGAGCAAGACCGGCGTCGAACTCGTGGCCGCCGAGGGAGCGAACGCCCCGACAGACGGCGAGAGAAAGCGATGGGAGCCCGGGGACGCGACCGTCTGTGCTATCGGCCCGAAAACCGCCGACTCGCTCGAGGCCGCCGGTTACGACGTCGATATCGTTCCCGAGGAGTACACCTCGAGTGGCCTGGTGGCCGAACTCGAGGAAGCGGTCGACGGCGCTCGCGTCGAAGTCGCCCGAAGCGACCACGGCAGTCCCGTCTTGCTCGAGGGCCTCGAAGCAGCGGGGGCGTACCTGCACGAGACAATCCTGTACCGCCTCGTGCGCCCACCTGAAAGCGGCGAGTCGGTCGCACTCGCCGCCGCAGGGAAACTGGATGCCGCCTGCTTTACCTCCTCGCTCACCGTCGAACACTGGCTCGAGGCCGCCGAGGTCCGAGGCGTTCGGGAGGACGCCCTGGCCGGCCTCGAGGACGCGACGGTCGGCGTCATCGGCGAGCCGACGGCAGAGACTGCTCGAGCGCACGGCCTCGAGGTCGACCTCGTCTCGAGCGAGGCCACCTTCGAGACGCTGGCGTGTGAGACGGTGGAAGCGGCCGCGCCGACGTACCACGAGTGA
- a CDS encoding DHH family phosphoesterase, with product MAGPIPALEECATACAEYLYDSERVLLASHIDADGLTSAAIAASALERAGLPFETVFEKQLDADAIAAIADTDYDTVLFTDFGSGQLDIIAEHEAEGAFTPVIADHHQPADAETTYHLNPLLFGINGASELSGAGASYVLARALAAVAADDETASESPAATTDGGTTLTPTGNPPRADNRDLAGLAVVGAVGDMQASGGELHGANANIVEEGLEAGVLETATDLALYGKQTRPLPKLLEYASDVRIPGISNDQNGALRFLDGLDLELREDGEWRCWVDLTSEEKQTVASALVQKAVTSGVPAHKIDDLVGTSYALATEPLGTELRDASEFSTLLNATARYERADVGLGVCLGDRDGALERARQLLREHRRNLSNGIDLVTEEGVTKEDNLQWFHAGDRIRETIVGIVAGMAVGNAGISARLPILAFANKNDEEVKVSARGTHSLVRQGLDLSVVVGEASRAVGGDGGGHDVAAGATVPRGKEEAFLERADEIVGEQLS from the coding sequence ATGGCAGGCCCGATCCCGGCACTCGAGGAATGCGCGACCGCTTGTGCGGAGTACCTCTACGACAGCGAGCGCGTCCTCCTGGCCTCTCACATCGATGCCGACGGGCTGACGAGCGCCGCCATCGCCGCCAGCGCCCTCGAGCGCGCGGGCCTGCCCTTCGAAACCGTCTTCGAGAAACAGCTCGACGCCGACGCGATCGCCGCCATCGCCGACACCGACTACGACACCGTCCTCTTCACGGACTTCGGCAGCGGCCAGCTCGATATCATCGCCGAACACGAGGCCGAGGGCGCGTTCACCCCCGTCATCGCTGACCACCACCAGCCCGCAGACGCCGAGACGACCTACCACCTGAACCCCCTGCTGTTCGGCATCAACGGCGCGTCGGAGCTCTCCGGGGCAGGCGCGAGTTACGTCCTCGCTCGAGCCCTCGCGGCCGTCGCCGCAGACGACGAGACAGCGTCAGAATCGCCCGCGGCAACCACGGACGGCGGAACGACACTCACCCCTACCGGAAACCCACCGCGTGCCGACAACCGCGACCTGGCCGGCCTCGCCGTCGTGGGTGCCGTCGGGGACATGCAGGCTTCGGGCGGTGAACTCCACGGCGCGAACGCCAACATCGTCGAGGAGGGTCTCGAGGCAGGGGTCCTCGAGACGGCGACCGATCTGGCACTGTACGGCAAGCAGACCCGTCCCCTGCCAAAACTGCTCGAGTACGCCAGCGACGTTCGGATTCCGGGGATTTCGAACGACCAGAACGGCGCGCTTCGATTCCTCGACGGACTGGACCTCGAATTACGCGAGGACGGCGAGTGGCGCTGCTGGGTCGACCTCACGAGCGAGGAGAAACAGACGGTCGCGAGCGCGCTGGTCCAGAAAGCCGTCACCAGCGGTGTGCCCGCCCACAAAATCGACGACCTCGTGGGAACCAGCTACGCTCTCGCCACCGAACCCCTCGGGACCGAACTCCGGGACGCGAGCGAGTTTTCGACGCTGCTCAACGCCACCGCGCGCTACGAACGCGCCGACGTCGGCCTCGGCGTCTGTCTCGGCGACCGGGATGGTGCGCTCGAGCGCGCCCGACAGTTGCTTCGCGAGCACCGACGTAACCTCTCGAACGGGATCGACCTCGTCACAGAGGAAGGCGTGACGAAAGAAGACAACCTCCAGTGGTTCCACGCGGGCGACCGTATCCGCGAAACCATCGTCGGCATCGTCGCCGGCATGGCCGTCGGCAACGCCGGCATCAGCGCTCGCCTCCCGATCCTCGCCTTTGCCAACAAAAACGACGAGGAGGTCAAAGTCTCCGCTCGAGGCACCCACTCGCTGGTCAGGCAGGGACTGGATCTCTCGGTCGTCGTCGGCGAGGCCTCTCGAGCCGTCGGCGGTGACGGCGGCGGTCACGACGTGGCTGCCGGCGCCACCGTTCCCAGGGGAAAAGAGGAAGCGTTTCTCGAGCGAGCCGACGAAATCGTCGGCGAGCAACTGTCGTAG
- a CDS encoding DUF5783 family protein translates to MATFDPEKFEDKYVHYFPELQQAYKNAFNRINEQYDSTLVHAIDQQVLNESEPFYEDGEFRIELPDDPYDRITGVVVEEEQFETVLEAHIEAIETELERVFNI, encoded by the coding sequence ATGGCTACCTTCGACCCCGAAAAGTTCGAGGACAAGTACGTCCATTACTTCCCCGAGTTACAACAAGCCTACAAGAACGCGTTCAACCGAATCAACGAACAGTACGATTCGACGCTGGTCCACGCCATCGACCAGCAGGTGTTGAACGAGAGCGAGCCCTTCTACGAGGACGGCGAGTTTCGAATCGAGCTTCCAGACGATCCCTACGACCGGATCACGGGCGTCGTCGTCGAGGAAGAGCAATTCGAAACCGTCCTCGAGGCCCACATCGAGGCAATCGAGACCGAACTCGAGCGCGTGTTCAACATCTAG
- a CDS encoding NifU family protein, protein MSTETQEGDDLEERVANFLRRNFPQIQMHGGSAAIQDIDRETGEVHIQLGGACSGCGISPMTIQAIKSRMVKEIPEITKVHAGTGMDGGAGGGMSPSFPGETVDDGGDDEGPQAPF, encoded by the coding sequence ATGAGCACGGAGACCCAAGAGGGAGACGACCTCGAAGAGCGCGTGGCGAACTTCCTGCGACGGAACTTTCCACAGATCCAGATGCACGGCGGCAGTGCGGCCATCCAGGACATCGACCGCGAAACCGGCGAAGTCCACATCCAGCTTGGCGGTGCCTGCAGCGGCTGTGGCATCTCCCCGATGACGATTCAAGCGATCAAAAGCCGCATGGTCAAAGAGATTCCCGAGATCACCAAAGTCCACGCCGGCACCGGCATGGACGGCGGCGCGGGCGGCGGTATGAGCCCATCGTTCCCCGGCGAAACCGTCGACGACGGTGGCGACGACGAAGGTCCACAGGCTCCCTTCTAA
- a CDS encoding ketopantoate reductase family protein: MEIVVFGAGSLGSLIGGVLATEHDVTLVARESHARAIERTGLKLEGALETTVHPEAVTDGHGLAADLAIVTVKAFDTEHAAKTLTTGSFEAVLSLQNGMGNEEALAQHLEAPVLAGTATYGALLTEPGTVRCTGLGEILLGPRNGGSSPVAERVGVAFDAAGLETTVSASMPRRLWEKLAVNAGVNPITALADVPNGAVLEAPARELARACARETARTARAHDVSLSNRVALESLESVARATAKNTSSMRQDVHAGRRTEIGAINGYVCVKAETTGLEVPTNRLLVALLETWERENTSE; encoded by the coding sequence ATGGAAATCGTCGTCTTCGGTGCCGGCAGTCTCGGCAGTCTGATCGGCGGGGTGTTAGCGACCGAACACGACGTCACGCTCGTGGCTCGAGAGTCCCACGCTCGAGCCATCGAACGCACCGGCCTCAAACTCGAGGGTGCCCTCGAGACGACAGTACACCCTGAGGCTGTCACCGACGGCCACGGGCTCGCGGCCGACCTGGCGATTGTCACGGTCAAGGCATTCGATACCGAACACGCGGCCAAAACGCTCACGACCGGGTCGTTTGAGGCAGTGCTCTCGCTCCAGAACGGAATGGGCAACGAGGAAGCGCTCGCTCAACACCTCGAGGCACCCGTGCTGGCGGGGACGGCAACGTACGGTGCCTTGCTGACCGAACCCGGGACCGTCCGCTGTACGGGTCTCGGCGAGATCCTCCTTGGCCCTCGAAACGGGGGCTCATCGCCGGTCGCTGAGCGGGTTGGAGTCGCATTCGACGCTGCTGGCCTCGAGACGACGGTCTCGGCGTCGATGCCACGCCGTCTCTGGGAGAAACTCGCGGTTAACGCGGGTGTCAACCCGATTACGGCGCTTGCGGACGTCCCGAACGGGGCGGTCCTCGAGGCACCCGCTCGTGAACTCGCCCGCGCCTGTGCCCGAGAAACCGCGCGTACGGCCAGGGCACACGACGTATCGCTCTCGAATCGGGTGGCACTCGAGTCACTCGAGTCAGTTGCGCGGGCGACGGCGAAAAACACGTCCTCGATGCGCCAGGACGTCCACGCCGGTCGACGGACCGAAATCGGCGCGATAAACGGCTACGTTTGTGTGAAAGCCGAAACGACAGGGCTCGAGGTGCCGACGAACCGGTTGCTTGTGGCGTTGCTCGAGACGTGGGAACGAGAAAACACGTCCGAGTGA
- a CDS encoding DUF7130 family rubredoxin-like protein — translation MGETPLRNGEESAVEAVHEVQFGETVYDEEGTKLGTIRGIDRGGFFVTTREGVESMSIEHARAGHEFGEAELMWRCIDCGEMGAIADGLPETCPNCGTAKENLTYWTED, via the coding sequence ATGGGTGAAACACCGCTACGAAACGGCGAGGAGTCCGCTGTGGAGGCCGTTCACGAGGTCCAGTTCGGAGAGACCGTTTACGACGAGGAGGGCACGAAACTCGGCACAATCCGCGGGATCGACCGTGGTGGCTTCTTCGTCACCACGCGCGAGGGCGTCGAGTCAATGAGCATCGAACACGCTCGAGCGGGCCACGAGTTCGGCGAAGCGGAGCTGATGTGGCGCTGTATCGACTGTGGCGAGATGGGCGCGATCGCGGACGGGCTTCCCGAGACGTGTCCCAACTGTGGAACGGCCAAAGAAAACCTGACGTACTGGACCGAAGACTGA